Genomic window (Psilocybe cubensis strain MGC-MH-2018 chromosome 1, whole genome shotgun sequence):
ATACCTTGTGTCTTGCAGGACCGGCCCCTCGAACCACAGTGATGCTCTCTGCTATCTTACAACTATCATGACGGCCGATCTCAGCGACCAATATTGGACTGTTGATGCTTTGGTAGGACCCTTCAATTTCTCATTAAATGAAAGGATCTGATTGGTATTTCCTTGTATCCTAGAGAGCCAATAATAATGTACGTCAAGTTGAGGCATATTTAGTTTATTGAAAACTAACAAGGTCAATTCAAGGTCGAAGCAGGAACCAAGCGAAGCGCCACTAACTGGGTCTTTGTCCCAGTTTAAGGGGATGAATAACTATTGCTTACTTGTAAAGCAACCAGTGTTTGAATCTTATCTACGATGATAATGtactttgaatttgaatgaaTGTTGTACACGTGAATTTGTGAAATGATGCATCGATCCTACCTTTCATTTAATCGCCTCTCTACACGAGATTCAAGGGAAGCATGTCCTCGTCAAAATACAAATGATATAATGGAAAAAATGTAGAGACTAAGCTGTTCCTTATCTGCCTGAATCTCCCTTGACGAATTTATCATTTGTCCCTTTACGCCCAGTTCCCAGGAGAGGTAAAAATTATTACAATGCATTTAAGCGTGTCTCCTTATCCGTTTATAGCTATAAACCTCGCAGAGTGCAACGAGTGCACAACGCATTGTAAGTCATTGTCAAACCTACCTCAATGTCCTTCCTCGGACAGATGCAGCAAAACTAGTTTTTACATTCAAAATATACAACTCGCAGGATTTCAGACATGTAATGAAATATCAAAAGAGTGAAGAGGCTTCCTCACCCATTATTGTCGCTCGTGGGTGTGTGAAAGGCGGAACGGACCTATCAACACATAAAATAAGCCGCTCATtgagaagaaatggaaacgATAATGATGTCAGGGTCATAATTTCCCCATATCCTTTCCCCGTCTCGTAAGATTCCAATTTACTCATCTCACTAATTAAAGAGCCAAGCATTTTGAAGGTTTGATAAGATCTCGAACTTTCATAGGAGATAACATGAAATGACGAACGCAATGTAGTAAAGAAGAAGTTTAGCGATAAACTAAATACGCTATGCAGAATCTCACCGCTCTCTCCTGAGAGAATGGAGGTTGTGTGAGTTCTTCAATGAAACACCTGTTGAAATTGGAATTCATCCAAGCTTCGATGATCAGCTATCCGTGCTGTGCAATTATCTCCTCTATCTCGCACCGCAGAACTGGGCGACCCTTCACGCCGATGGAGCTGATagaatcatcatcgtccAAGCTGTATTATTTGGACAAGGAGAAAGATAATCCCGGCCCCACCACCCTGCTGATTCTCGAACTGTCCTTGATCGTAGCGCAGCCTTTGTCAGGTTAATTACCTACGAGATTCCGTATAGTTCCTTCCATGCATTCTCAATGGAATATAATGTTCACATCTTTCATCTAGGACAATGGAGCTGACGGGAGAAAACACGGAACAAAGTATCTCAATACATACCTGCAACAACATACATTAATGATTAATCGAAACCACACCGCCGTGCATGTTCTCTCCGACTCGTGGGAGATGATTAACACGCCAAGAATAAACGACTGTGTGTTTGTGTAAATATAGTCTGTTTGGCTATTTGTCTCCGGTGCTTTCAAGCAGCGGTAGGCGTTGTGTGTTGTGGATACCAGTTTTCATTTGATAAGCGGGTGATTAGCGTACAGAGTTGGGGGATTGATATATGGAATGCTAGGAATGACTATTGCAGGCTACGGTACCGAGGCAGACTTCGAAATCTCGAATTTGATGTGTATGTAAAGgtttttcaattttttatGCTATGTTTCTCGACGATAAAATGAAGCTTTCAGAAAATATTATAAAGAAGTGTACGGTGGAGTAGAACCAAAACATGGAGAATCGCATGCGTACCTGATCCAAGTCTAGTTCGCCAATTCCCAGAAGCGGAATTCGAGGGCGAGCCGTCTGGTTATAAATAGTCACAGCTAAATGAGGCAGCTAAAATCAGCCTCTCCTCCGCATCTTCAAAATCGCCGGAGCCAAATATGTATGTATTGATCACAATGTATGTATTGAAAGCAAAAGCGTCTGATGAGATGCTGTGGTTGCAATGTTTGTTGTTTGTGGATTTGAAGGTGTTCAGTAAGATTTTGGGTGTCGGCACTCTGAGTCGGGTGTGTTTGCATCTTATCTCACATCTCACATGGTGCACCGCCCAGAAGATTTCGTTGTAATTGTGCTCGTGCGCCGAAGTACTCATCTAGATTATGGTACTGCTTACATACCAGAGATATCGAAAAAGTGACCTGCTTCAGAGGTATATAAAGCCTACAAAATTATCCCCAAAATTCACCAACCAGCTAACCAGCTAACCAGCTAACCACCTGAACACCTCTTCTACACACTCAACTTTCAACCTTCAAACACAATGTCAGGACCCACCGCTCTCGTCCCCGGAAACTACGTTATCTTTTCTGAGAACCCCTCTGGCACATCCACCACTGCGCCTGGAACCAATGGACGATCCAACTTTGCAGTCACCTGCCCCCTCTCCGCTGGAGGAAATTTCACCATTACGTCGCTTTCGTCGGCAGCCAGTGCGCAGCCTACCCAAATCGTAAGTCACCAGTGTAACTTTTGTAAACGTTTCGCAGTGATAActttgttttgcttttttgggGGGAATAGTGGCTTGTTACTGGGGACGGTATGATCTTGGCCAAAACCTCCGCTTCGGGCCAGTTGGCGCAGTCTCCCACGTTCTACGCGAACTACACCAACAACTCGGCCAACATCGTCACGATCAGCGCGCCAGCTACACCTGCACCCAACACCAAATTTGTGTTCCATGTTTCGCAGTGAGTAGACCTTCCGGATGTGTGCattatgatgatgatgatgcaggaATTGACTTTCTTTTGGTTCCTCTTTTCCGATTAGGGTAGCAAAGACTGACCAAGGAGACGCGCTTTCCTACCTCGCCACCGTCATGACCGCCGACCTCACGGACAGCTTCTGGACCGTCGACTCTGTGGTACGTCATTTTCCGGTTTGATTCGCGTTTAAAGATACAGAGAGCTGATGATCATGATGGTGTATACAGCAAAACAACACCATCGTACGTCGATTTCCACCAAGTGTGGTTTGCTTGTGAGACTGATTTGGTGTCGTTTTCTAGGTTAAAGCGAACGTTAAGAGCAGCGCAAAGaactttgtctttgttcCTGTTTAAACACATAGCATAAGCAATGCTCACTAGCCGGGACGTAGCCCTGGGAGCTTGCGCGCGGGTGGATGTGTATGAAGATGTTGAATGTTTTTGTAATCGCTTGTAAATGGAGATTGTGTATCTTGGATATATTCATTGCGAAAAAAATCAACTTTTTGAATACTGATATTGATTGTATGAGGGAGTCTGCATCTTTACCTGATATCCGGAGTTCGAAGGAGATGGCAAAGGTGAAGAATAGGTTCGTGGCACAATGGATAGAATGTGAGGAGATGTAAGCAAGGTATGAGTAAAAGTGCTTGACTAGCCGAATATAAGGCGCTATAGCTAAGTGGTTAAAGCGACAGATTAGAATTGTAACAAGTTCTACAATCTGTTCCTCTTTGAGGGCGCAGGTTCAAATCCTGCTGGCGTCGTAGCTTTTTGCCTTTTATCCTACTCGGAGTTGTTTGTGCACATTGATTGTCAATGTTTCATTTATTTTTCTGATACTTTCCAAGCTCTGAAAGTCTGTGCAGACAAGGAGATAAGCAGTGGGTGCCCGTGGGAGAGGCAGATGGTTGACGCAACGGTGGGATCAATTTGTCGCGTACTGTCACCTGGTGACAAAGCGTGacattcttccttccttgGTCCCCAACCACAACACTTTTGTGCACCATGAGCGTACGTGCGGTACCTCTCCTGCTACTTTGGACACCAGACATGCTGATATCGTGATGAACTGTGTATAGGCATTCACCGTGGGCGAAGAGGATATCCTGAGCGATGTTGTTCCGAGCAACATTGTGTCGCGCCAGGTACGTATGCCGTGTTTGTGGAAGGTCATGTTCTGATGCGTAATATTTGGACATAGCCTAGTCAAGGAGCGGAGGCGGAGAGCGAGTACGACGAGGGCGCggatgtggaggaggaggacgagcTGATGAGCGAGGATGATACCGTACGTTGTCTTTTGGTTTTTGGCTTTTACGCATCCTTGACTGATGGTGTTCAGGCTGGCAATGCTGCGCgggcgaagaagaaaaagcagGAGGCTACGGCGGACAGAAAGATGAAGCGTCAGAAGCGCAAAGCGGACGAGGGCCAGCTGCAGATAAAAAGGCAGGAGATGGACAAGGCAAAGGTCCCGtatcttctctctctttctttggcTGGCTGACTTATCCTTGTTGTGATAGATTGCGGATGCTGTGAAGAGATATTCGTATCTACTTGGACAGACGGAGCTGTTCAAACATTTCGTGGATATCAAggtgtgtttctttttcgtcTTTTTTGTTACTCTTTCACTCATTCTTTCCTTTAGAAAGCATCAGACCCTGAATATGCGGCTATCATGGACGCGGAACCCAAGCCCAAAGGCCGTGGGCGGAAGAAGCAGGTGTATGTATGCGCCTTGTAGTGCCATGATATGACGTGTCTGATCAGTTTTGTGGTCACAGCGACAGCAATGCCCGCCACCGCAAGTctgagaaggaggaagacgaggagcTGCTCAAGGACGGCGAGGCTGGGTTGAGTGGCGACGACCAGCCGTTTGTCTTCGAGTCCTCGCCCAGCtgtgtgttttttctttcatgtCAAGCTTGTGCCTGGTGGCTGATGTATGCGCATGTGCAGTTATTAACGGAACGATGCGGCCTTACCAGCTGCAGGGCCTCAACTGGATGGTCTCCCTACACCACAATGGGTTGAATGGTATCCTCGCCGATGAGATGGTACGTGTCGTCTCTCTATGCTCTCTACCTACTCCCCTCATTCACTTGCCAGGGTCTGGGCAAAACTCTGCAAACCATCTCCTTCCTTGCCTACCTCAAACACTATCGCTCCATCCCCGGCCCCcatctcgtcgtcgtcccaAAATCTACCCTCCAAAACTGGGCACGCGAGTTCCAACAATGGGCACCCTCTTTCAACGTCGTCGTCCTCACAGGATCCAAAGAAGAGCGCGCCGACCTCATCGCGACCCGCCTCATCCCGCAAGACTTCGAAGTCTGCATCACCTCCTACGAAATTTGCCTCATCGAGCAATCCGCGCTCAAAAAGTTCTCCTTCGCATACATCGTCATCGACGAAGCCCACCGCATCAAAAACGTCGACTCCATGCTCTCGCAGATCGTCAGAGCGTTCATGAGCAGAGGGAGGTTGTTGATCACCGGCACGCCGCTGCAGAACAATCTCAAGGAGCTCTTTGCCCTGTTGAATTTTATCTGTCCCGAGATTTTTGTGGATTATAAGGACTTGGATAGTTTTTTGCATAAGGATGATGCGAGTACCGGTGGCGAGGGTGGTAAGGTGGATGAACAGGAGGCAAACAAAAAGGTTGTCGAGGCATTGCATAAGATTTTGAGGCCGTTTTTGTTGAGGCGTGTCAAGGCGGATGTGGAGAAGAGTTTGTTGCCCAGTACgtctttgttttttgtggCATTGTTTTGCGTTATTGAATGTGTTGTTTTGCAGAGAAGGAAGTGAATATCTATGTCGGTCTCACGGAAATGCAGCGCAAGTGGTATCGCTCCgtgttggagaaggataTTGATGCTGTGAACGGGTTGACGGGCAAGAAAGAGGGAAAGACGAGGCTTATGAATATGGTCATGCAGGTTCGTTTTATTTCATTGCTACCTCTCTCTTTTCGATTGCTGTCCTGTGGCTAATTTTGGTTTGCTTGCTTTTGCCTGCTCCGTCGCGCATGCACACTCCCACCCATCCAGCTCCGCAAAGTGACCTGCCATCCCTACCTCTTCGACGGCGCAGAGCCCGGCCCGCCCTACACCACCGACGAGCACCTGATCCAAAACTCGGGCAAGATGATCATCCTCGACAAACTGCTAGCAAGTATGAAAGCTAAAGGCTCGCGcgtcctcatcttcagcCAGATGAGTCGCGTGTTGGATATTTTGGAGGATTATTGTTTGTTCAGAGGGTACAGTGCGTGTTTTTCTTTCGTTCTATTGGTGTGGATTTGCACTGCAGATTCTGATGATGTGTAACAGAGTACTGCCGGATTGACGGAGGAACTGCGCATGAAGATCGAATCAGTGCCATAGACGAGTACAACAAACCCGGCTCCGAGaaattcatcttcctcctcaccaccCGCGCTGGAGGACTAGGCATCAACTTAACAACCGCCGACATCGTCGTGCTCTACGACTCGGACTGGAACCCCCAAGCCGACTTGCAAGCCATGGACCGCGCGCACCGTATCGGGCAGACGAAGCAAGTGTACGTTTTCCGGTTTATCACCGAGGGCAGTGTCGAAGAGCGCATGCTGGAGCGGGCGGCGCAGAAGTTGAGGCTTGATCAGTTGGTTATTCAGCAGGGAAGAGCGCAGATTCAGGCCAAGGCGGCTGCGAATAAGGAAGAGCTTTTGGAGATGATTACGCATGGGGCGGAGAAGATTATCAATAATGTGTCAGAGGAGTGAGTACTTTTTTACTTTTCTGATGCTACGGGGAAGTGGTTGACCGTTTGTCTCTTTATAGGCTGATGGTGAATGAAGATATCGATGCGATCATTcagagaggagaggagaggacgATGGAGCTGAATAGTAAATACGAAGGGTTGAATCTGGAAGATCTGAATAATTTCAAATCGGACGCTTCAGTGCAACAGTGGGAAGGCGAGGATTTCCGGGCAGGGGTGCGTGCggctcctctttctctcttaCGCCTCAGAGTTTATTAATGTTGCATTTGGATCTTTAACAGAAAAAAGCGCTTAATTTCAATTTACTGTCCCTGTCGAAGAGGGAGCGGAAGAGTAATTATTCGGTGGATAACTACTTCAAGGATACGCTCCGTGCTGGTCCGTCGAAAGTGGACAAGGCGCCCAAGATTCCAAGAGCGCCGAAGCAGATTGCTATGTGCGTCGTTTCCCCTTGTTTTCGCTGTGGATAGGCTGATTTGAGCTGACTTTGTGTGTATAGTCAGGACTTCCAGTTTttcccggatgagttggcGGCGTTGCAGGAGCGCGAGATGG
Coding sequences:
- a CDS encoding ISWI chromatin-remodeling complex ATPase ISW2; protein product: MSAFTVGEEDILSDVVPSNIVSRQPSQGAEAESEYDEGADVEEEDELMSEDDTAGNAARAKKKKQEATADRKMKRQKRKADEGQLQIKRQEMDKAKIADAVKRYSYLLGQTELFKHFVDIKKASDPEYAAIMDAEPKPKGRGRKKQVDSNARHRKSEKEEDEELLKDGEAGLSGDDQPFVFESSPSFINGTMRPYQLQGLNWMVSLHHNGLNGILADEMGLGKTLQTISFLAYLKHYRSIPGPHLVVVPKSTLQNWAREFQQWAPSFNVVVLTGSKEERADLIATRLIPQDFEVCITSYEICLIEQSALKKFSFAYIVIDEAHRIKNVDSMLSQIVRAFMSRGRLLITGTPLQNNLKELFALLNFICPEIFVDYKDLDSFLHKDDASTGGEGGKVDEQEANKKVVEALHKILRPFLLRRVKADVEKSLLPKKEVNIYVGLTEMQRKWYRSVLEKDIDAVNGLTGKKEGKTRLMNMVMQLRKVTCHPYLFDGAEPGPPYTTDEHLIQNSGKMIILDKLLASMKAKGSRVLIFSQMSRVLDILEDYCLFRGYKYCRIDGGTAHEDRISAIDEYNKPGSEKFIFLLTTRAGGLGINLTTADIVVLYDSDWNPQADLQAMDRAHRIGQTKQVYVFRFITEGSVEERMLERAAQKLRLDQLVIQQGRAQIQAKAAANKEELLEMITHGAEKIINNVSEELMVNEDIDAIIQRGEERTMELNSKYEGLNLEDLNNFKSDASVQQWEGEDFRAGKKALNFNLLSLSKRERKSNYSVDNYFKDTLRAGPSKVDKAPKIPRAPKQIAIQDFQFFPDELAALQEREMAAHKRLNGIPAVAREPAGPEDTPEVLEAERQAAQEFIDEAEPLDDDDLERKEECIRQGFPEWSRRDFQQFVRGLETHGWGADATLLAQEIQDKTPEEVEKYMKVFNRKCKTLAEYPRIKARIEEGEAKRIKRENLELLLSRKISSVRYPMQELELNYPTTKGKVYSEEEDRYLLCRLFHYGMQADDVYERIKKDITEFPVFRFDWFFKSRSPQELQRRCNTLLGMIEKEEETRASEEAKLKPTKGKKRGIEEVVKVEKQESRPATPVESASAKRSKKKKT